GTTCGTCGGTCCCAACGAGGCCTGCACCCTCCGCTCGACCGGGATCGAGTCGAGCTACGACGGCTTCGGCTACACGATGCACCGCGCGCGCTTCGACGACTTCATGCGCGATCGCGCGGAGGACGCCGGCGCCGAGTACCGCGTGAAGGCGTCGGTCAAGGACGTCGAAACCGACCCGTCGACGGGCGTCGGCGGCGACGACCCGCGCCACGTGCTCTCGCTCGCCTCCGACGAGGAGATCGGCGCGGACTTCCTCGTGCTCGCGGACGGGCCCCAGCGCACGGTGACGAACCGCGTGCTCGACCGGTTCCTGCCGGACGGCCGGAAGGCCTCCGAGCGCCTCGCCTCGACGGAGAACAACCACATCGCCTACCAGGAGTACCGAAAGTTCCCGGAGGAGGTGTACGACGAGGTCGACGGCGCGATCACGTTCTGGTGGGGGGTCATGCCCGGCCACACCGCCTACCCGTGGGTGTTCCCGAACGCCGACCGCGTCTGTCGCGTCGGGCTGACGATGCCCATCGGGATGGACCTGGACGAGGCCGACGACCGGGAGGCGTACGCGCTCGTCCGCGAGGACGACGAGCGAGTTCCCTCGGGGAAGGAGTACGTTCGGCGGATCCTCGAACGCGAGTGGGGCGACGAGTACGACATCGAGGAGGACTTCCCCCTCGTCGAGGACGCGGGCAAGACGAAGGGAACCGAGACGTACCCCATCTCCTCGACGAACCCGATCGAGAGCCCCGTCGACGCCGGCGTGTGCGTCGCCGGCGGCGCCATGGGCGCGACGAGCGCCTTCCACGAGGGCGGCGACCACGTCGCGGTCCGCACCGGCGCCATCGCCGGCGAGTTGGCCGCCGAGGGCGACGTGAGCGCGTACAACGAGCGGTGGCACGAGGCCATCGGCGACGAGCTGCTTCGCAACGTCGCGCTCGCGGAGCTGTGTCGCGGGTACGGCCCGGACGACTGGGACGACACGTTCCGGATCGGACGCGAGATGCTCGCCGAAGAGAAGGGGTTCGGGATGTTCGAGCGGAAGTTCGGCGCCGGCTGGGGCGCGACGAAGCTCCTCCTGCGGTACCAGTGGATCAAGTGGCAGAACCGTTGCGGGCGGTACGTTCAGCTGACCGAGGACGAGTACGCGTACTGACTCTCGGAGGACGAGTACGCGTCTCGGGTCGCCCTACATTCCCATGTCCTCGGCGTCCTCGGGAACCGGGAGGTCGTGGACCGCGACGTCGAGCAGCTCCGCGACGTGATCCAGCGCCATGTCGAAGCCGTAGTAGCGCTCCAGTTCGTCGCCGGCGGCGCCGCCCTCGCGCACCTTCAACATGGCGTACCCCTCGATGTTCTGCGCCACGGCGGCGCGGCTCCCGTCGCGCTCGAACGTCAGCAGGCGCTCGGTCTCCGTCTCCTCGTACGTCGCGGTGATGCCGTCGGCATCGACGCTGCTCATGTGCGTTCGTGGGACGGGAGGTACTCGGCGGTTGCGGTCGCGACAGATCGAGTGCGTGTCCGACGACACGCAGAGAGCGCGTCCGACGACCCGACCGCCGGCCGCGTCGCTCGCGGGGACGTGAATACGGGATGAATGGCGGACGGGCCGGAGTTGCCCGGGAGTTCCATCGGGGGGAATCCCGGTCGCTGACTCCGCCCCGCGACCCGACGAGCGACGGACGTCCGGCGGTGGGCTGCTCGCTTCCGCGCCTGGCCCGGTGCCACCGGCGAACCGTGGGAGAGCACCCCTGCGGGTGCGTCCCGGCGGACCGTCGTCCCCGGCGGACGAGGCTTCTCCGTCAGCTTCCGAGGCCCTCGATGGGCGTCCCGGACGCGTCCGGCGTTCGGTCCCCGCTGAAGACTCTATCGCGGGAGACGAGCAGGGCCTAACTGCCCGACCTAGTCCATCACGAGGTAGTCCGCTCCGACTTATGGGCCTTGCGGTACGCGCCGCCGAGCCGTCGCCGGAATCGACAGCCGGCGGCTACACGACGGCGCTGGCGAACGCGCCCGCGCTGAGGGGGACAAGCGCCGCGACGCCGACGACGAGCCAGCGGTGCCAGAGGATCCACGTCGCCGACTGCGGGAACGAGTAGAGGTTCTGAACGTCGACGGCGAGCGCCCACGCGATCGCCAGCGCCAGCAGGCCGACGCCGGCGACGACCGCGACGCCGGCGACGGTGTCGGCCGGCCGGCGCTCCTGGCGACCCGAGAGGAAGACGACGACGAGGAGGATCGCGAGGAACGCGACGCCGGCGGCGCCGACGGTTCCGGAGGCGTAGTAGACGCCCAGCCCCGTACCGGCGTCGGCGATGAGGAGGAACGGCGCGGCCAACACGACCAACAGCGCGAGGCAGGCTGCGACGCCCGCCGCGGGTGCGGACTCGGCGAGGTTCATGCGACCGGATACCCGTCCGGCGCGCACTTAACGCCCCGCGATCCTCGCCCCGCGGAGGGTGATCGGGTCGGGGACACATCCGCGTCCGGATCGCCCGAAGGGGAACGCCGAAGTGGTCTCACCCGGAGGGGCAGGTATGGAAGACGTCGCAATCGTCGGCGCGTCGATGACCCCGTTCGGGCAACGCGACGCGTGGATCCGGGAGCTGTTGGCGGAGGCCGGCCAGGCGTGCCTCGAGGACGCGGGCGTGTCGGCCGACGCCGTCGACCACCTGTACGTTTCGAACATGGCGAGCGGCGAGTTCGAGGGGCAAACCGGCGTCCCGAACGCGCTCGCACACGACCTCCAGGCGGTGCCGGCCTACACCGCCCGCATCGACCAGACCTCCTCCTCGGGCGGCGCGGGCATCTACGCGGCCTGGCAGTCGGTCGCCTCCGGCGTCTCCGACATGACGCTGCTCGTCGGCGGCGAGAAGATGACCCACCGGACGACCGCGGAGGCCACCGACGTGATCGCCTCGCTCACGCACCCCTGCGAGTACAAACACGGGCTCACGCTCCCCAGCTTCGCGGGGCTCACCGCACGGCTGTACCTGGAAACGTACGACGCCCCGCGCGAGAGCCTCGGAAAGGTCGCCGTCAAGAACCACCGGAACGGCGTCGACAACCCGCACGCGCAGTTCCGCAAGGAGGTCGACCTCGACACCGTCCTCGACTCGCCGATCGTCGCGGACCCGCTCCGGCTGTACGACTTCTGTCCGATCACCGACGGGTCGGCGGCGCTCCTCCTGTGTCCCGTCTCCGTCGCCGAGGAGTACGCCGACGAGTACGTAACGGTCGCGGGCATCGGCGGCGCGACCGACACTCACGTCGTCCACGAGCGCGCGGACCCGACGACGATGCGCGGGGTCGTCGAGTCGAGCGACCGGGCCTACGAGATGGCCGACCTGTCGCCCGACGACGTGGACGTGGCGGAGCTGCACGACATGTTCACGATCCTCGAGTTCCTCCAGTTCGAGGATCTCGGGTTCGCCGAGAAGGGCGAGGGGTGGAAGGCCGTCGAGGAGGGGCGCACCGACCGCGACGGCGAGTTGCCGATCAACACCTCCGGCGGCCTGAAGTCGAAGGGACACCCGCTGGGCGCCTCCGGCGTCGCGCAGGCGTACGAGATCGTCCAGCAACTCCGCGGCGAGGCCGGGAAGCGACAGGTCGACGCCGACGTGGGCCTCGCCTGCAACGTCGGAGGCTTCGGGAACTGTGTTACCACCGCGATCTTCGAGGGGGTGGACGCATGAGCGACGAACGCGCGGACGAGGGGAGCGAGTCCGCGAACGGAGGGGGGAGCGGAGCGACCCGCGACGACGCGCCCGCCTTCGAGGCCGCACGCTATCCTGACGGGTCGATCACCTACCCCGCCCACCCGGTCGGTCCGGGCGGGGAGGCGCCGGTCGACACGGTCGACCTCTCTGAGTACACCGCCGAGGTGATCACCTGGACCACGTCGACGGCGACGCCGCCGGGCGTGCGAGAGCCGAACCACGTCGCGATCGTCGAGTTCGACGTGGACGGCGAGCCCGTTCGCGCCATCGGACAGGCGACGACCGGCGACATCGAGATCGGCGAGGAGGTCGAGCCGGTGTACTGCGAGGAGCTTCGCGACCCCGACGCGGGCATCCGCGAGCCCGCCAGCCAGGAGTGGGACGGCTTCCGGTTCCGTCCCGTCGAGTGATGCCGGGGGAGCGGGAGGGGGTCGAGCCGTGAGCGACGACGGCGCCGATAGTGTCGGCGACTCCGATAGCGTCGACGACGCGGACGGCACCGACGGAACCGGCGGGCTCGCCGTCAGGACCGGAGTCGCGCTCGGCGTGCTCGGCTCGCTCGTGGCCGTTCGCATCTTGCTGGCGCTGTTCGACGTGATCGACCCCGCGCCGGGGACGGCCGCGTATCTCCTCGTCGGCGCGGTCGTCGCCGGCGCGGTCGCGGGCTGGGCGCGCACGAGTCGCGGACTGGTCGCCCCGACGGCCGTCCCGGCGGTCGTCTTCCTCGGCGCCGTGACCGCGACGTGGGCGCAGTACGTCGCTCCGGAGACGACGCCGACGCCCGTCGACCCGACGCCGTTGGGGTGGGTGCTGCTCGGATGGCCCGCGGTCGTCCTCGTCGGCGTTGCCGCCGGCGCGGTCGAACTGTACGCGAAAACGCGCGACTGAGTTGCCGCCGATCGGGCGATCCCCGCCGGGATCAGGCTGTCGGGTCGTCCGCGTCGCCGTCGATGTCGTCCGCGGCATCCCCGCGGCCGTCGGTGTCGTCGCCGTGGTTCCCCTCGTCCCCCTCCCTGTCGTCGTCGTTCCCGTTCCCGACCTCCCGCTTGATCGACTCCAGTTCCGCGTCCACGTCGACCTCGGGAGCGTCAGCTTCTTCCGATCGATTCACATCGTCGGGTCCGTCGTCGGATCCATCCTCGGTTTCGTCCCCGTCCTCGCCCGGCTCGTTGGACTCGCCGGAGCCGTCAGGCTCGCCGACCTCGATGCTGACGGGGCCGCCGTCGCCGGCGGCTCCCCCGTCGCCCCCGCGGTCCGCGCGCCGTTCGCGGTCGCGCTCCCGGTCGACCGTCTCGCGGGACTCGCGGACCCGGCGCTCCAGCTCCGCGCTCAGATCGCGCGCGTCGGCGACCAGGTCCCGGCTCTCCTCGTCCTCGGGTAGGTCCGCCTCCGAGAGCGTCTCGCGGAGCCGTTCGAGCGCGTCTGCCGCGTCGGCGGCCGCGCGGTCGGTCGCGGCGGTGACGCCCTCGCCCACCGCGTCCGACAGCATCGTCCGGGCGAGCCCGCGCGAATCGCGACGGTCGCGTCGGCCCCCGCGAGCGCCGCGCCCGCGGTTCCTGCGAGCCGGCGTCTCCCCCGGGGCGGCCAGATCGATCACTCCCTGGAGGAGTTCGAGCGCCTCGATCGTCGCTTCGAGGACCGCCACGACCGTCGGAATGGTGTAGTCGCTCGTGAACCGGAACAGCTCCCCCGGAGACGGGGGACGGGGCGGACGACGACGGTCCCGTCGCTCCCGGGTGTCGTCGAGGACTCGTCGGTCGCGATCTGCCGTGGACCGTTCGACGCGGCCGCCACCGCGGTCACCGCGGCGGTCGGCGTCGCGTCCGGCGCCGCGCTCGCGGCCCGTGAGCTCGTCACGCAGGTCCGCGAGCGTCGTCTCCAGCTCGGAGACCAGCGCCGCGAGGTCCTCGTCGTCGCCGGGATCGCGGGAGGGGGTACTCATACCGGAACTGTTGGGCGCGTTCCGTCAAAAGGGTTCACACGCGATCGGGTCGGTCACCGTGAGTCGGTGACGGGTCAGCGCGGCTTCGCTCGGCGGTACTGCACGGGCCACTCGATCTCCTCGTCGAGTTCGTCGGCCGCGTGCAGCGGCCAGTACGGCGACCGGAGGAACTCGCGGGCCATGAGCACGGCGTCCGCGCGGTCGTTCGCGACGATCGCCTCGGCCTGTTCCGGCTCGGTGATGCCGCCCACCGAGGCGACCGCGATGTCGGCGCCGACCTCGGCGACGTGCTCGCGGATCGCCTCGGCGTACGGGAGCTGATAGCTCGGGCCCGCGTAGGGCACCTCCTGTGCGGGCGAGATGCCGCCCGCGCTCACGTCCAGCAGGTCGGCGCCGGCCTCGGCAAGCAGCGGGGCGAGCCGCGCCGACTGCTCGACGTCCCACGACTCGCGGTCGTCGATCCAGTCGGTCGCGGAGATCCGCACGAACACGGGCTTGTCGTCGGGCCACACCTCGCGCACCGCCTCCGTCACCTCGCGCACGAGCCGGGTGCGGTTCTCGAAGGAGCCGCCGTACTCGTCGTCGCGGTCGTTGGCCACCGGCGAGCAGAACTCGTGGAGCAGGTAGCCGTGGGCCGCGTGCACCTCGGCGACCTCGAAGCCGGCCGCCAGCGCGCGCTCGGCGGCCGCGCGGAAGTCCTCGATCACGCCCCCGATCCCGTCCGTCGAGAGGCTGTTCGTCGGGTGTTCGTCGCCGTCGCGGGGGTACGGCCCCGACGGCGCGTCGACTTCCCAGCCGCCCTCCTCGATCGGGACCGGATCGCCGCCGTCCCACGGTCGGTGGGTTGACGCCTTCCGCCCGGCATGCGCGAGCTGTATCGCGGGCACGGACCCCTGTGAGTCGATGAACTCCGCGATCCGGGCCCACTCGTCGGCCTGCTCGTCGGTCCAGATCCCGGTGTCGTGGGGCGTGATCCGGCCCTCGGGCGAGACCGCGGTCGCCTCCGCCATCACGAGGCCGGCGCCGCCGACCGCGCGCGATCCGAGGTGGACGAGATGCCAGTCGGTCGGCGCGCCCTCCGGCGCGGAGTACTGGCACATCGGCGAGACGAACACGCGGTTGGGGATCTCGGTATCCCGCAGCGAGAGCGGGGAGAACAGGTGATCGACCATGCGCCCGGTACGACCGCGCCGGTACAAACGGCTGGCGGCGACAGAGGGGATTGCCCCTACCGACGACCCGCGTGATCGTGGCGCCGTCCGGGGTTTCCGGTTCCCGCGGCTTTTCAATCGGCGTCCGTCTGTCCCCTGCATGGGACTCACCACGGACGAGGTCATGCAGATCAGTCTCGATCTCGTCGACTGGGACGACACGCCGGCCGACAGCATCGTCTACGTCCCCGGCGAGGATATCGAGACCGCCTCGTGGGCATCGATCTCGAATCCCCCGAGATACGGTTGGCCCACGACCTCGGGTACGACCTCGCGCTCGCGCACCACCCGACCGGGATGAGCGCCCGGCTCGATTTCCCGGAGGTGCTCGACACGCAGGTCGAGTTCATGACCGCCCACGGCGTTCCCGAGGACGTGGCCGAGGAGGCCGTCTCGGACCTGCGTTCGCGGATGGACCACGGCGGCCACTCCAGCAACTACCGACACGACCCGAGCGTCGCCGAGCTGCTCGACCAGCCGTATCTCAACACCCACCTCGCGCCCGACGAGTACGGCCGCCGCGTCTTCCGCGAGGTCGCCGACGGGCTCGGCGCAGGCGCGACGGTCGGCGACTTCGTCGACGCGCTGTCGGAGATCCCGGAGCTGGCGGCGGCGGACACGGACGTGCGCCTCCGCCTCGGCGACGCGGACAACGACCTCGGCGAGGTGGCGGTCCACCACGCTGCGGGCACGAACGGCGGCGCGTCCGTCGCCCGCGCGTACTTGGAGCACGGCGTCGACACCGTCCTCTACATCCACGTCGGCGCCGGCGACACCGCCGAGTTGCGCGAGGAGTTCGGGGAGGCGGGGAAGAACCTCGTCGTCAC
This genomic stretch from Halobaculum roseum harbors:
- a CDS encoding nucleic acid-binding protein; amino-acid sequence: MSDERADEGSESANGGGSGATRDDAPAFEAARYPDGSITYPAHPVGPGGEAPVDTVDLSEYTAEVITWTTSTATPPGVREPNHVAIVEFDVDGEPVRAIGQATTGDIEIGEEVEPVYCEELRDPDAGIREPASQEWDGFRFRPVE
- a CDS encoding thiolase C-terminal domain-containing protein; amino-acid sequence: MEDVAIVGASMTPFGQRDAWIRELLAEAGQACLEDAGVSADAVDHLYVSNMASGEFEGQTGVPNALAHDLQAVPAYTARIDQTSSSGGAGIYAAWQSVASGVSDMTLLVGGEKMTHRTTAEATDVIASLTHPCEYKHGLTLPSFAGLTARLYLETYDAPRESLGKVAVKNHRNGVDNPHAQFRKEVDLDTVLDSPIVADPLRLYDFCPITDGSAALLLCPVSVAEEYADEYVTVAGIGGATDTHVVHERADPTTMRGVVESSDRAYEMADLSPDDVDVAELHDMFTILEFLQFEDLGFAEKGEGWKAVEEGRTDRDGELPINTSGGLKSKGHPLGASGVAQAYEIVQQLRGEAGKRQVDADVGLACNVGGFGNCVTTAIFEGVDA
- a CDS encoding DUF7548 family protein, coding for MNLAESAPAAGVAACLALLVVLAAPFLLIADAGTGLGVYYASGTVGAAGVAFLAILLVVVFLSGRQERRPADTVAGVAVVAGVGLLALAIAWALAVDVQNLYSFPQSATWILWHRWLVVGVAALVPLSAGAFASAVV
- a CDS encoding NAD(P)/FAD-dependent oxidoreductase, with translation MQRVDVAIVGGGPAGSAAAHAAASRGADALVLEKGVPREDRDRLGPDSTDAAGILDYWVDIMGIHPDEFPEGVVQDELDRAEFVGPNEACTLRSTGIESSYDGFGYTMHRARFDDFMRDRAEDAGAEYRVKASVKDVETDPSTGVGGDDPRHVLSLASDEEIGADFLVLADGPQRTVTNRVLDRFLPDGRKASERLASTENNHIAYQEYRKFPEEVYDEVDGAITFWWGVMPGHTAYPWVFPNADRVCRVGLTMPIGMDLDEADDREAYALVREDDERVPSGKEYVRRILEREWGDEYDIEEDFPLVEDAGKTKGTETYPISSTNPIESPVDAGVCVAGGAMGATSAFHEGGDHVAVRTGAIAGELAAEGDVSAYNERWHEAIGDELLRNVALAELCRGYGPDDWDDTFRIGREMLAEEKGFGMFERKFGAGWGATKLLLRYQWIKWQNRCGRYVQLTEDEYAY
- a CDS encoding NADH:flavin oxidoreductase/NADH oxidase, translated to MVDHLFSPLSLRDTEIPNRVFVSPMCQYSAPEGAPTDWHLVHLGSRAVGGAGLVMAEATAVSPEGRITPHDTGIWTDEQADEWARIAEFIDSQGSVPAIQLAHAGRKASTHRPWDGGDPVPIEEGGWEVDAPSGPYPRDGDEHPTNSLSTDGIGGVIEDFRAAAERALAAGFEVAEVHAAHGYLLHEFCSPVANDRDDEYGGSFENRTRLVREVTEAVREVWPDDKPVFVRISATDWIDDRESWDVEQSARLAPLLAEAGADLLDVSAGGISPAQEVPYAGPSYQLPYAEAIREHVAEVGADIAVASVGGITEPEQAEAIVANDRADAVLMAREFLRSPYWPLHAADELDEEIEWPVQYRRAKPR
- a CDS encoding DUF7547 family protein, producing the protein MSTPSRDPGDDEDLAALVSELETTLADLRDELTGRERGAGRDADRRGDRGGGRVERSTADRDRRVLDDTRERRDRRRPPRPPSPGELFRFTSDYTIPTVVAVLEATIEALELLQGVIDLAAPGETPARRNRGRGARGGRRDRRDSRGLARTMLSDAVGEGVTAATDRAAADAADALERLRETLSEADLPEDEESRDLVADARDLSAELERRVRESRETVDRERDRERRADRGGDGGAAGDGGPVSIEVGEPDGSGESNEPGEDGDETEDGSDDGPDDVNRSEEADAPEVDVDAELESIKREVGNGNDDDREGDEGNHGDDTDGRGDAADDIDGDADDPTA
- a CDS encoding DUF7111 family protein codes for the protein MSSVDADGITATYEETETERLLTFERDGSRAAVAQNIEGYAMLKVREGGAAGDELERYYGFDMALDHVAELLDVAVHDLPVPEDAEDMGM